A portion of the Desulfovibrio intestinalis genome contains these proteins:
- a CDS encoding cobaltochelatase CobT-related protein has translation MIRSKDILNCLPLLASVLGDQYGVQIRIGGNEACTNGKIIQLPSLPMDCEPELLAMVRGFVDHEAAHIRHTDFGVLQAANLDPVTFNLFNCLEDWRIEKKLSGIFPGSRYNLNWLIRRFFVEQAQPRAGDDSPALAVLDYVLLTVRAWDVEEVNIPRMVAAEVLRQHFPGLKEVLDAILAKVFIHCPDTAAAIASARQLAQSIRQWEPQQQQRKTRTNEADHTDSAPQSDQDISSDCASQAEQPISPSKAKTQLTALLHAEAQDLPQSLGERLSTALVLCQSESAFESVTVAVEGFRPSGVLSESQKLQALQVSIALRTRLQGFLQAQTQKRCTIGRRGALHTGSLHRLQTGNPRIFRREAEQAGLNTAVHILLDVSGSMSGTPIALARQACFAVAKALENIKGVNPAVTAFPALASTSSVFPIMRHGQKVPGSFDINASGGTPLAAALWWAMQTMLFLREQRKIILIITDGVPDSTHAATHVVGVAQKLGFEVYGLGIRDEHISHLLPQTSRAINDLPDLAPTMFDMLQDALLKGWAS, from the coding sequence GTGATTCGTTCAAAAGACATTCTCAACTGCCTGCCCCTGCTGGCGTCCGTGCTGGGCGACCAGTACGGGGTGCAGATACGTATCGGTGGCAATGAAGCCTGCACCAACGGCAAGATCATTCAACTGCCCTCATTGCCGATGGATTGCGAACCGGAACTATTGGCAATGGTTCGCGGATTTGTCGATCACGAGGCGGCCCATATACGGCATACGGATTTTGGCGTGCTACAAGCCGCCAACCTTGATCCTGTGACCTTCAACCTCTTTAACTGCCTGGAGGATTGGCGCATCGAGAAAAAGCTGTCTGGCATTTTTCCTGGCAGCCGATACAACCTGAACTGGTTGATACGACGATTCTTTGTGGAGCAGGCACAGCCAAGGGCCGGGGATGATTCCCCGGCCCTTGCTGTTTTGGACTATGTGCTGTTGACCGTGCGGGCCTGGGATGTGGAAGAAGTTAACATTCCACGCATGGTAGCAGCAGAGGTGCTACGCCAGCACTTCCCCGGCCTGAAAGAAGTGCTGGATGCCATTCTGGCCAAGGTTTTCATCCATTGCCCGGACACGGCTGCAGCCATTGCCTCTGCCCGTCAATTGGCCCAGAGCATCCGGCAGTGGGAGCCGCAACAGCAACAAAGGAAAACCAGAACAAACGAAGCTGATCACACTGATTCTGCCCCTCAATCAGATCAGGATATTTCGTCTGATTGTGCATCTCAAGCGGAGCAGCCCATATCCCCCAGCAAGGCCAAAACCCAGCTTACAGCCCTGTTGCACGCCGAAGCCCAAGACCTGCCCCAAAGCCTAGGTGAGCGTCTTTCAACGGCACTTGTTCTTTGTCAGTCAGAGTCGGCCTTTGAGAGCGTTACGGTGGCGGTGGAAGGATTTCGACCTTCGGGCGTATTGTCTGAGTCACAAAAGCTGCAAGCTCTTCAGGTCAGCATTGCCTTGCGCACACGTCTTCAGGGTTTTTTACAGGCACAGACACAAAAACGGTGCACCATCGGTCGGCGCGGGGCCTTACACACCGGATCGCTCCATCGGCTGCAGACGGGTAATCCGCGTATCTTCCGCAGGGAGGCGGAACAGGCTGGCCTCAACACTGCTGTGCATATCCTGCTGGACGTCAGCGGAAGTATGAGCGGTACGCCGATAGCTCTGGCAAGGCAGGCGTGCTTTGCTGTGGCAAAAGCGCTGGAAAATATCAAAGGCGTAAACCCTGCGGTCACGGCTTTTCCCGCGCTGGCTTCCACAAGTTCTGTATTCCCCATCATGAGGCATGGTCAAAAGGTGCCGGGCAGCTTTGACATCAACGCTTCAGGTGGAACCCCTCTGGCTGCGGCTTTGTGGTGGGCTATGCAGACAATGCTGTTCCTCAGGGAGCAACGAAAAATAATTCTCATCATCACTGACGGTGTGCCTGATAGCACACACGCAGCAACCCACGTCGTGGGCGTAGCGCAAAAGCTTGGTTTTGAGGTGTATGGGCTTGGCATCCGTGATGAACATATATCCCATCTGCTGCCGCAGACCAGTCGGGCCATCAATGATCTGCCTGACCTGGCCCCCACCATGTTTGACATGCTTCAGGACGCTCTGCTGAAAGGATGGGCATCATGA
- a CDS encoding DUF3150 domain-containing protein produces the protein MTPIVSDIRILDNLLALNLNVSLWSARRKMSQEDLGGAELPPEDLASLGSKRIADPENLKVFGTLKARAFNYLDRHGVRFMSGWAIPEEKAGEIVQELCNIRNDFQKEKEAFLAGYDQNVQAWIEKHHQWGEIIRNSIVGPDYVRVRMDFRWQLYKVSPLEQHLDNTAVLEAGLAEEVQGLGDTLFGEVAKSAEDIWRRVYHGKTEVTHKALSPLRTLHTKLTGLSFVEPHIAPVADIVQAALLRMPKKGNIIGTDLLLLQGLVCLLKDSDALVAHAQKVVEGYGPAFVLDALLADSGVVNESDAPAGQIDDIVDGEMGDEPILPDIPVADNTLPHSAIPSLGLW, from the coding sequence ATGACACCGATTGTTTCTGACATTCGCATTCTTGACAATTTACTGGCCCTCAATCTCAATGTCAGCCTGTGGTCAGCCCGGCGCAAGATGAGCCAAGAAGACCTGGGCGGCGCAGAACTGCCCCCTGAAGACCTGGCATCTCTGGGATCAAAGCGCATTGCTGACCCGGAAAACCTCAAAGTGTTTGGTACGCTCAAGGCCCGCGCCTTCAATTATCTGGACAGGCACGGCGTGCGCTTCATGTCCGGCTGGGCCATTCCTGAAGAAAAAGCCGGTGAAATCGTGCAAGAGCTTTGCAATATACGCAACGATTTTCAGAAAGAAAAAGAGGCCTTTCTGGCAGGTTATGATCAGAATGTGCAGGCCTGGATAGAAAAGCACCATCAGTGGGGCGAAATTATACGCAATTCCATTGTGGGGCCGGACTATGTTCGCGTCCGTATGGACTTTCGCTGGCAATTATACAAGGTGTCCCCGTTGGAACAGCACTTGGACAACACAGCCGTGCTGGAAGCCGGTCTGGCAGAAGAAGTGCAGGGCCTCGGTGACACGCTCTTTGGTGAAGTAGCCAAATCCGCCGAAGACATCTGGCGCAGGGTTTACCACGGCAAGACAGAAGTAACTCACAAGGCCCTTTCTCCTCTGCGGACTCTGCATACCAAGCTCACGGGCTTGTCGTTTGTGGAACCGCATATCGCTCCTGTAGCAGATATCGTGCAGGCCGCACTGCTTCGCATGCCCAAGAAGGGCAACATTATCGGCACAGACTTGCTGCTTTTGCAGGGTTTGGTCTGCCTGCTCAAGGACAGTGATGCCCTAGTGGCGCACGCGCAGAAGGTCGTTGAAGGCTATGGCCCGGCCTTTGTGCTGGACGCTTTGCTGGCCGATTCGGGCGTTGTCAACGAATCAGACGCCCCCGCTGGACAGATAGATGACATCGTAGATGGGGAGATGGGCGACGAGCCCATACTGCCGGACATCCCTGTGGCAGACAACACGCTGCCTCATTCTGCCATTCCCAGCCTGGGCCTGTGGTGA
- a CDS encoding type II toxin-antitoxin system RelE family toxin: MSYSLQFHEIALKEWKKLDASIREQFKKKLAERLEHPRVPSSALSGMRDCYKIKLRSIGYRLVYKVDDGILFVSVISIGKRERLEVYRKALQRVTPEE; the protein is encoded by the coding sequence ATGAGCTATAGTCTGCAGTTTCATGAGATTGCGCTGAAGGAGTGGAAAAAACTGGATGCCAGCATCCGGGAACAGTTTAAAAAGAAACTGGCTGAACGTTTGGAACATCCACGGGTTCCTTCATCCGCTTTGTCTGGCATGCGCGATTGCTATAAAATAAAACTGCGCTCAATTGGATATCGGCTGGTGTACAAGGTGGATGACGGCATCCTCTTTGTCTCAGTCATTTCCATTGGCAAGCGTGAACGCCTTGAAGTATATCGGAAGGCTTTGCAACGTGTGACTCCGGAAGAATAG
- a CDS encoding type II toxin-antitoxin system Phd/YefM family antitoxin: MDPIHANITVSVTELKRNFANILATAKDAPVAVLNHNKPEAYLLSAKHYEEILGILEDLEDKKIVESREHGPFVTVTLDEL, encoded by the coding sequence ATGGATCCTATACACGCCAATATTACAGTGAGTGTCACGGAACTCAAACGCAATTTTGCAAATATCTTGGCTACTGCCAAGGATGCTCCAGTGGCAGTTTTGAACCACAACAAACCGGAAGCCTACCTTTTGTCCGCAAAGCATTACGAAGAAATCCTTGGAATTCTTGAAGACCTTGAAGACAAGAAGATCGTTGAAAGCCGCGAGCATGGCCCTTTTGTCACGGTGACGCTTGATGAGCTATAG
- a CDS encoding ERF family protein, which yields MNQYQSENITELAKALLSVQRTVRPIAKDAENPFTKSWYASLNSVMDACRDALIENGIWLCQYPVPVEQSNSLGLVTKLTHAESGQWQSSLAVVPLPKADPQGMGSAMTYCRRYALTAMLGMVTEDDDGEGARTGRKSASRPKLPVNSPETKKAHLPGTNIKKNSSATSNRSSAVLENLPLLEGVTYQQVTAQDGRPCIIASGNTQAKKEILTGAGFRWNPQRKLWWKYVDAA from the coding sequence ATGAACCAATATCAATCAGAAAACATCACCGAATTGGCCAAGGCCTTGCTCAGCGTGCAGCGAACCGTGCGCCCCATAGCCAAGGACGCTGAAAATCCTTTTACCAAAAGCTGGTACGCCAGCCTCAACAGCGTCATGGATGCCTGTCGTGATGCGCTCATCGAAAACGGCATCTGGCTGTGTCAGTACCCTGTGCCAGTGGAGCAATCCAACTCACTCGGGTTGGTTACAAAATTGACTCATGCAGAGTCTGGTCAGTGGCAAAGCTCCTTGGCCGTAGTGCCTCTGCCCAAGGCCGACCCACAGGGAATGGGATCGGCCATGACCTATTGCAGGCGGTACGCTCTGACCGCCATGCTGGGCATGGTCACAGAAGACGACGACGGCGAAGGGGCAAGAACTGGTCGAAAATCGGCATCTCGCCCGAAATTGCCCGTAAACAGTCCTGAAACGAAAAAAGCGCATTTGCCCGGCACCAATATCAAAAAGAATTCTTCAGCCACCTCAAATCGCTCGTCAGCAGTACTCGAAAATCTTCCTCTGCTTGAAGGCGTCACCTACCAGCAGGTTACTGCCCAGGACGGACGGCCTTGCATCATTGCCAGCGGCAACACGCAAGCCAAAAAGGAAATACTCACAGGCGCGGGCTTCCGCTGGAACCCGCAGAGAAAATTATGGTGGAAATATGTTGATGCCGCATAG
- a CDS encoding AAA family ATPase has product MATASQVTTLIRAFKENDRDRFISTAIQLAAHETKLGHGTVALEIRQLVDAIKGQPLHAKVLSFKDNAAAEISDLVIVSHPEERLPEAILPSRVLSQIERLLLEYKQRAKLHAHGMLPRRKSLLAGPPGTGKTMTARILAGELHLPLYTVLMDKLVTKYMGETSAKLRQIFFHMTQHRGVYLFDEFDAIGGERSRANDVGEMRRVLNTFLQLLEQDASESIIVAATNEATILDAALFRRFDDVLYYASPDRATIEQLLPNKLGFFWRPPECMDSVVNAAEGLSHAEISEACADAMKNNILHDKTEVQQDDLVAALLARKAKYAR; this is encoded by the coding sequence ATGGCCACAGCATCACAAGTAACAACGCTCATACGCGCCTTCAAGGAAAATGACCGTGATAGGTTTATTTCCACGGCTATCCAGCTTGCAGCACATGAAACGAAGCTGGGGCATGGCACTGTTGCGCTTGAAATTCGTCAGCTTGTGGACGCCATCAAAGGGCAGCCTCTTCACGCCAAGGTTTTATCCTTCAAAGACAATGCCGCTGCCGAGATAAGCGACCTTGTTATCGTTTCTCACCCCGAGGAGCGTTTGCCCGAGGCCATTCTTCCATCGAGAGTACTTTCTCAGATAGAGCGATTGCTACTGGAGTACAAACAACGGGCGAAACTTCACGCACATGGCATGTTACCTCGCCGTAAAAGTTTGCTTGCCGGGCCTCCTGGTACGGGTAAGACCATGACCGCTCGAATTTTGGCTGGCGAACTCCATCTGCCTCTTTATACAGTGCTCATGGATAAATTGGTGACGAAGTACATGGGTGAAACTAGCGCCAAATTGCGGCAAATATTTTTCCATATGACTCAACACCGGGGTGTCTATCTTTTTGACGAATTTGACGCCATCGGGGGAGAACGTTCGCGCGCCAATGATGTGGGTGAAATGCGCCGGGTACTGAACACGTTTTTGCAGCTGTTAGAGCAAGATGCTTCTGAAAGTATTATCGTTGCCGCCACCAATGAAGCGACCATCCTTGATGCGGCCCTTTTTAGGCGCTTTGACGATGTACTGTATTATGCAAGCCCTGACCGCGCAACTATAGAACAGCTTTTGCCGAATAAGCTGGGATTTTTCTGGCGTCCTCCGGAGTGTATGGATAGTGTCGTCAATGCAGCAGAGGGATTGAGCCACGCTGAAATTTCCGAAGCCTGTGCAGATGCAATGAAAAATAATATCCTGCATGATAAGACAGAGGTGCAGCAGGACGACCTCGTTGCTGCCCTTCTTGCACGTAAAGCCAAATACGCAAGGTAG
- a CDS encoding S8 family peptidase gives MQEYPLLFIPTEPELKRYKGNGGGDPKYPLRTPRAHADHVQRLFTAAWAENTRSTEQSVLPLPAKKGVYLQVKGAAGKDLATKSLDSSRGDYTLLNVKQLVENDAKTTVATIFIPNEKKENFTKKIQSYATELTIKGNPKNGELISGIEEIRLALLDDFWTDAQAEMPREIPQWCELWLKDDETAEAVRRFEQQAEALQIKYSKTSRLSFPERVVVLAKINRDAFHRLLQVSSDIAECRLAREPAEFFLDLTPKEQADWATSLLGKTQFDTESSVSVCILDTGVNNGHSLLAPVLQDEDMHTVCPDWGINDHHGHGTGMAGIATYGNLTEALASTDQITISHCLESCKIRPPQDDLPKKLYGFVTVRAVQQARNAAPERKRQLCMAVSASSPFADKGEPTSWSAAIDRLAAGVGDDTKHLVLLSAGNIRNNEDWANYPNSNLAMSVEDPAQSWNALTIGAFTKFTQLENQAGDPVAVAPQGGLSPHSRTSCKWASQRPSKPDVVFEGGNVARSADGYCCTHDALGVLTTSSRMQHRLFTNFDATSAATAEAAWFAAQLQLAYPEAWPETIRALMVHSAEWTTAMREQFAPGASKTEIAKLKRICGHGVPSLQRAVRCLNNNLVLVAEREFMPFRYFDENVNKLVEGMQLQMFDLPWPKDALLDLAETPVTLRITLSYFIEPSPGQRGWDSKYRYASHGLRFEVCGPHESLQDFEKRINRAAREEEEDVPAPPRDAALSERWGIGRNGRNSGSVHSDYWEGTGAEIAVCNRVAVFPVGGWWKTRAHLKKADSLARYSLIISLHTEAQEVDIYTPVKVAIDNQIQIPVAVPV, from the coding sequence ATGCAAGAGTATCCTCTTCTGTTTATCCCCACCGAGCCTGAGTTAAAGCGCTACAAAGGCAATGGAGGGGGGGATCCAAAATATCCGCTCCGTACCCCCAGAGCTCATGCAGATCACGTTCAACGTCTTTTTACCGCCGCATGGGCCGAAAATACGCGAAGCACTGAGCAAAGTGTTTTACCACTACCAGCGAAGAAAGGCGTATATCTTCAGGTCAAAGGAGCGGCAGGCAAAGATCTTGCGACGAAGAGTCTTGATAGTAGCCGCGGCGATTACACGTTGCTTAACGTGAAGCAGCTTGTGGAAAATGATGCCAAAACTACGGTTGCCACCATCTTCATTCCCAACGAAAAAAAAGAAAACTTCACGAAAAAAATTCAGTCTTATGCAACAGAACTGACGATAAAAGGGAATCCGAAGAACGGCGAGCTCATCAGTGGTATTGAGGAGATTCGTCTCGCCCTTTTGGATGACTTTTGGACCGACGCTCAAGCTGAAATGCCACGGGAAATACCGCAATGGTGTGAATTATGGTTGAAGGATGACGAAACAGCTGAGGCTGTGAGGCGTTTTGAGCAACAGGCTGAAGCCCTTCAAATTAAATATAGTAAAACGTCTCGCCTTTCATTCCCTGAGCGTGTTGTCGTTTTGGCTAAAATCAACAGGGATGCCTTCCATAGGCTATTGCAAGTTTCCAGCGATATCGCCGAGTGTCGTCTTGCACGTGAACCCGCTGAATTTTTTCTCGATCTCACCCCCAAGGAGCAGGCTGACTGGGCCACCTCACTTTTGGGAAAGACCCAGTTTGACACAGAATCCTCTGTCTCAGTCTGCATTTTGGATACAGGCGTTAATAATGGACACTCCTTGCTTGCGCCCGTCTTGCAAGATGAAGACATGCACACCGTGTGCCCTGATTGGGGCATCAACGATCATCACGGCCATGGAACGGGCATGGCGGGTATTGCTACATACGGAAATCTTACAGAGGCATTAGCCAGTACGGACCAAATAACTATCTCGCATTGTTTGGAATCGTGTAAAATCCGTCCCCCTCAGGATGATTTGCCAAAAAAACTCTACGGGTTTGTCACTGTGCGTGCCGTGCAGCAGGCGCGAAACGCCGCCCCTGAGCGCAAGCGGCAGCTGTGCATGGCTGTCAGTGCGTCCTCACCTTTTGCTGACAAAGGTGAACCCACATCATGGTCTGCTGCCATTGATCGCCTGGCGGCCGGTGTGGGCGATGACACCAAACACCTTGTTTTGTTGAGTGCTGGGAACATCCGCAATAACGAAGATTGGGCAAACTATCCTAACTCAAATTTGGCTATGAGTGTTGAAGATCCTGCACAATCGTGGAACGCCCTTACCATAGGTGCCTTTACAAAATTTACGCAACTTGAGAATCAAGCAGGAGATCCTGTAGCTGTGGCTCCACAAGGCGGATTGTCACCGCACAGCCGCACATCCTGCAAATGGGCTTCGCAGCGGCCATCTAAGCCTGATGTGGTTTTTGAGGGAGGCAATGTGGCGCGCTCTGCTGACGGATACTGCTGCACGCATGACGCACTCGGTGTTTTGACGACCTCATCCCGTATGCAGCATCGCTTATTCACCAACTTTGACGCCACCAGTGCCGCAACGGCAGAAGCCGCGTGGTTTGCTGCCCAGTTACAGTTGGCCTACCCTGAAGCATGGCCGGAAACCATCCGTGCCCTTATGGTGCACTCTGCGGAGTGGACAACTGCCATGCGTGAACAGTTCGCACCTGGTGCCAGTAAGACTGAGATTGCAAAGCTAAAGCGTATATGTGGGCACGGTGTCCCTTCCTTGCAACGTGCCGTGCGCTGTTTGAATAACAATTTGGTGCTAGTGGCAGAACGTGAATTTATGCCTTTTAGATATTTTGATGAAAATGTAAACAAACTCGTTGAGGGCATGCAACTCCAGATGTTCGATTTGCCATGGCCCAAAGATGCCTTGCTGGATCTGGCGGAAACTCCAGTCACCCTGCGGATAACCTTGTCCTATTTTATTGAGCCCAGCCCTGGACAGCGGGGGTGGGACAGCAAATACCGCTACGCATCGCACGGATTACGTTTTGAAGTATGCGGCCCACATGAGTCGCTTCAAGATTTTGAAAAGCGCATAAATAGAGCTGCAAGAGAGGAAGAAGAGGACGTGCCCGCTCCACCCCGCGATGCGGCCCTTAGTGAACGCTGGGGTATTGGTCGCAACGGAAGAAATTCTGGTTCTGTCCACTCGGACTACTGGGAAGGTACTGGAGCTGAAATCGCGGTCTGCAACCGTGTAGCGGTCTTTCCCGTTGGCGGCTGGTGGAAAACACGTGCCCACCTCAAGAAGGCAGATAGCCTTGCCCGCTATAGCCTTATCATTTCCCTCCACACAGAAGCGCAGGAAGTGGATATCTACACCCCCGTGAAAGTGGCCATTGACAACCAAATTCAAATTCCTGTTGCCGTTCCTGTATAG
- a CDS encoding COG2958 family protein, translating to MTQLERVLAFLKAHPGEQFTAKQIAAAITQQFAEDYASKRNNPRFVDEGSFIVQVAAEIGARKSALQCAGVVWQDRPKPRRYFWEADGDASGCDQSVIETHETEEDDQEHEVASFSQDIRSLSEHDLYPVLMDYLKSELQLYCLRINESRSRNTRGAGGNKWLHPDIVAMQPLDRGWDGLVRNCVQKSGSNSVWLWSFEVKKELTASNVRECFFQAVSNSSWANEGYLVTTAIASGGGVEQELRMLSALHGIGVIILVPENPSESEIFLPAISRPEADWQSINRLLVENGDFKEFVGQVSDYFQTGRLRERDWGWRHEA from the coding sequence ATGACACAGTTGGAACGCGTGCTGGCCTTTCTCAAGGCTCACCCCGGTGAGCAGTTTACTGCCAAGCAGATTGCCGCCGCCATTACGCAGCAGTTTGCTGAAGACTATGCTTCTAAACGGAATAATCCACGATTTGTCGATGAGGGCAGTTTTATTGTGCAGGTGGCAGCAGAAATTGGTGCTCGCAAAAGTGCGTTGCAGTGTGCTGGCGTGGTCTGGCAGGACAGGCCAAAGCCCCGTCGATATTTTTGGGAAGCGGATGGCGATGCTTCCGGGTGTGACCAGTCGGTCATCGAGACGCATGAAACGGAAGAAGACGACCAAGAACACGAAGTTGCTTCTTTTTCCCAAGACATACGCAGTCTCAGCGAACACGATTTGTATCCTGTTCTTATGGACTACCTTAAATCTGAATTGCAATTATATTGCTTACGCATCAATGAATCTCGTTCGCGCAATACACGTGGCGCAGGCGGCAACAAATGGTTGCACCCGGATATTGTAGCCATGCAGCCGTTGGACAGAGGATGGGATGGCCTTGTGCGCAACTGTGTGCAAAAAAGCGGCAGCAATAGCGTTTGGTTGTGGTCTTTTGAAGTAAAGAAAGAGCTGACCGCGTCTAATGTGCGCGAATGTTTTTTTCAGGCTGTCAGCAATTCCAGTTGGGCCAATGAGGGGTATCTGGTAACCACCGCCATTGCTTCTGGCGGCGGTGTGGAACAGGAACTCCGCATGCTGTCGGCTTTGCACGGCATCGGTGTGATTATACTGGTGCCCGAAAATCCTTCGGAAAGTGAGATTTTTTTGCCAGCCATCAGTCGGCCCGAGGCGGATTGGCAGTCCATCAACCGCTTGCTTGTGGAAAATGGCGATTTTAAAGAATTTGTGGGGCAAGTGAGTGACTATTTTCAAACTGGTCGCTTGAGGGAACGCGACTGGGGTTGGCGTCACGAAGCGTGA